The following coding sequences lie in one Heyndrickxia oleronia genomic window:
- a CDS encoding YiiX/YebB-like N1pC/P60 family cysteine hydrolase, with translation MKKILLSSILAVGLVVSSVPSVFAASDDIPYLNDILQMQPDVTSDELLADVESIAKETGNSQEEILEQIYQELKNDADLAENENRLSGGSGGTVAVGTSTKGNFFYTDSQTAYLNHGHVGLYYASSTIVESVPSAGVRKISTSNRLVDKGGACVKSVTTSTANRNGAANWAYSQIGQKYSYNFATNRSTGHNGAKNCSKLIWSAYKLNGNLDLDKDKGLGVYPRDVRDAPGTKLVRNI, from the coding sequence ATGAAAAAAATTTTATTATCAAGTATTTTGGCTGTTGGTCTTGTAGTATCTTCTGTTCCAAGTGTATTTGCCGCAAGTGATGATATACCCTACTTAAACGATATCTTACAAATGCAGCCAGATGTTACTTCTGATGAGTTATTAGCTGATGTAGAATCTATTGCAAAAGAAACAGGAAATTCGCAGGAAGAAATTTTAGAACAAATTTATCAGGAACTTAAAAATGATGCTGATTTGGCGGAAAATGAAAATCGATTAAGTGGTGGTAGTGGTGGAACGGTAGCTGTAGGTACGAGTACGAAGGGGAATTTTTTCTATACAGATTCACAAACGGCTTATTTAAATCATGGTCATGTTGGATTGTATTATGCTAGCAGTACTATTGTTGAATCTGTACCGAGTGCTGGAGTTCGTAAAATATCTACTTCTAATCGCCTAGTGGATAAAGGTGGAGCTTGTGTAAAATCGGTCACTACTTCTACTGCTAATCGGAATGGTGCAGCGAATTGGGCTTATAGTCAGATAGGACAGAAATATTCTTATAACTTTGCTACTAATCGGTCAACCGGTCATAATGGAGCGAAAAACTGCTCTAAATTAATTTGGTCTGCATATAAATTAAATGGAAACTTAGATCTAGACAAGGATAAGGGATTAGGAGTGTACCCTCGAG